The following proteins are co-located in the Xyrauchen texanus isolate HMW12.3.18 chromosome 43, RBS_HiC_50CHRs, whole genome shotgun sequence genome:
- the LOC127635945 gene encoding progestin and adipoQ receptor family member 3-like, protein MPQNILKSTHYIELGSYQYWPVIVPRGIRLYTYEQIPVFLKENPYITDGYRAHLPSKLCLKSIFILSNETVNIWSHLIGFLLFFSLGVNNMVTVLPSAGASREDYVIYSIGLFCFQVCMLCSVGYHLFCCHRSEKTCRRWLALDYAGISVGILGCYVPGVFYAFYCNSFWRQVYLLTVLALILAVFAAQIHPHYLTNQWKKLRSVMFCSVAGYGVIPACHWVWLNGGFGVEIVQVFFPRVMIMYLIAASAFLFYVSKIPERYFPGQLNYLGASHQFWHILVVVMFYWWHQTAVYIMNYRHNQPCTDYRSG, encoded by the exons ATGCCTCAGAATATTCTCAAGAGCACTCATTACATTGAGCTGGGCAGCTACCAGTACTGGCCTGTGATTGTGCCAAGAGGGATCCGCTTGTACACCTATGAACAGATTCCAGTGTTTCTGAAAGAGAATCCATACATCACCGATGGATACAGAGCACACCTGCCATCAAAGCTGTGTCTCAAAAG TATATTCATTCTGTCAAATGAGACAGTAAATATCTGGAGTCATCTGATTGGGTTCCTGTTGTTCTTCTCACTGGGGGTGAACAACATGGTCACAGTTCTGCCGTCTGCAGGGGCGTCCCGAGAGGACTATGTGATTTATTCGATAGGACTCTTTTGTTTTCAG GTGTGCATGCTGTGCTCTGTGGGCTACCATTTGTTCTGTTGTCACCGCTCAGAGAAAACATGTCGCCGCTGGCTCGCACTGGACTACGCTGGAATATCTGTGGGGATTTTGGGATGCTATGTGCCTGGAGTCTTCTATGCCTTCTACTGCAACAGT TTTTGGAGGCAGGTGTATTTGCTGACGGTGCTGGCTTTGATCCTGGCTGTTTTTGCTGCTCAGATTCATCCACATTACCTCACAAATCAGTGGAAGAAGCTGCGCTCTGTAATGTTTTGCTCCGTGGCTGGATACGGAGTCATCCCAGCCTGCCACTGGGTCTGGCTCAACGGGGGATTTGGTGTCGAGATCGTACAA GTGTTTTTTCCTCGTGTCATGATCATGTATTTGATTGCCGCATCAGCGTTCCTTTTCTACGTCAGTAAAATCCCAGAACGTTACTTTCCAG GCCAGCTGAACTATCTGGGTGCCAGTCATCAGTTCTGGCACATATTGGTGGTCGTCATGTTCTACTGGTGGCACCAGACTGCAGTCTACATCATGAACTACAGACATAATCAGCCCTGCACTGACTACAGAAGTGGATGA